From Litoribacterium kuwaitense, a single genomic window includes:
- the truB gene encoding tRNA pseudouridine(55) synthase TruB: MDGILLLHKPAGITSRQCVSKVQRLLQTKKAGHTGTLDPGVTGVLTICLGKATKVVEYLTESDKAYQAVIALGTSTTTEDAEGEIVEKVELTKSQVNEMNIMSTLERFKGSMTQIPPLYSAVKVKGKRLYEYARQGIEVERPKRNIVIKDIELVEPLYDKDGQWMFTIDVTCSKGTYIRTLATDIGRALGVPAHMHSLIRTRSGPFLLQDCVTFATIEKGDYELTPLTKALEAWPVFVPSANLAEKIRNGAVLSKDLLPSFQERLIVEAESQEWIAIYRHHSEKEGMVKPEKIIVL; this comes from the coding sequence ATGGATGGAATTCTCCTCTTACATAAGCCAGCCGGTATAACGTCTAGACAATGTGTCTCAAAGGTTCAACGCCTTTTACAGACGAAGAAGGCTGGACATACTGGAACACTTGATCCAGGGGTGACTGGTGTACTCACCATCTGTCTTGGTAAGGCGACAAAAGTTGTCGAATACTTAACAGAGTCAGATAAAGCGTACCAAGCAGTTATTGCGCTTGGCACCTCAACGACAACCGAGGATGCAGAAGGAGAAATCGTTGAGAAGGTAGAGCTCACGAAATCACAAGTTAACGAAATGAATATTATGTCAACCTTAGAACGATTTAAAGGTTCGATGACACAAATCCCGCCCCTGTATTCTGCCGTAAAAGTAAAGGGAAAACGATTATATGAATATGCGCGGCAAGGGATTGAAGTAGAGCGACCAAAACGTAACATCGTCATTAAAGACATCGAACTAGTTGAACCGCTTTATGATAAAGACGGGCAGTGGATGTTTACAATTGATGTGACTTGCTCTAAAGGAACGTATATTAGAACATTGGCGACTGATATCGGTCGAGCTCTCGGGGTTCCTGCACACATGCATTCACTCATCAGGACGCGATCCGGTCCTTTTTTATTGCAAGATTGCGTGACGTTTGCCACCATAGAGAAAGGTGATTATGAATTAACACCGTTAACGAAAGCGCTAGAGGCATGGCCAGTTTTTGTTCCTTCGGCCAATCTCGCTGAAAAAATTCGCAATGGCGCCGTTCTTTCAAAGGATCTTCTCCCTTCATTTCAAGAGCGACTCATCGTTGAGGCAGAGTCGCAGGAATGGATTGCCATCTACCGGCACCATTCAGAAAAAGAGGGGATGGTCAAACCAGAAAAAATCATTGTGCTTTAA
- the rbfA gene encoding 30S ribosome-binding factor RbfA: MGNLRANRVAEQMKKELGDILSRKIKDPRVGFVTVTDVEVSGDLQLSTVYISVLGDDEKKQDTLQGLLKAKGFIRSEIGQRIRLRKTPELTFEFDESIEYGNRIEHLLADLNDKNQ, translated from the coding sequence ATGGGAAATCTTCGCGCAAATCGTGTAGCTGAGCAAATGAAAAAAGAGTTAGGCGATATTTTAAGCCGGAAAATTAAAGACCCGCGGGTTGGTTTTGTGACCGTAACTGATGTTGAGGTCTCCGGTGATCTCCAACTCTCGACTGTTTACATTTCTGTGCTTGGAGACGATGAAAAAAAGCAAGATACACTACAAGGCCTCTTGAAAGCGAAAGGATTTATTCGCTCTGAAATAGGCCAGCGCATTCGTCTCAGAAAAACGCCAGAACTGACATTTGAATTTGATGAATCCATCGAATACGGCAACCGAATTGAGCATTTGCTTGCCGATTTAAATGATAAAAATCAGTAG
- a CDS encoding DUF503 domain-containing protein, with protein MIAVLVLDCHLYDCHSLKQKRAVIRPILSRLGQVVHMAATETGHHDLWQRAELTIVAVGHERRPLERDLDTALSWLDDQATLDARIVLRGFQ; from the coding sequence ATGATTGCGGTCCTCGTTTTAGATTGTCATTTATACGATTGTCATTCGCTTAAACAAAAACGTGCGGTGATTCGACCCATTCTGTCTCGTTTAGGGCAAGTGGTACACATGGCGGCTACGGAGACAGGGCATCATGACCTTTGGCAACGAGCTGAGCTGACGATTGTAGCAGTTGGTCATGAAAGGCGGCCCCTCGAAAGGGACCTTGATACAGCGCTGTCTTGGTTAGATGATCAAGCAACGCTGGATGCCCGCATTGTTCTCCGAGGTTTTCAATGA